Below is a window of Musa acuminata AAA Group cultivar baxijiao chromosome BXJ3-11, Cavendish_Baxijiao_AAA, whole genome shotgun sequence DNA.
aactttgaagtatatatatgaattttgctACTATAAATGGTTGctagatttttatatattttttatgataatcaTAGATTCTAATTGTACcaagtaaaaaataatataataatatatgagaTTCACATGAAACAATGGCCATGTCGGTACTTTGACGTGTCCTACACTTGTGAAAATTTTCATGTCATCATGTTCGAGTCTCGTGTTAGTGGCTGTACTCCCGAGGAGGGAAGTTCTATGGATGTCGAAGTGCTTAATATATTTTCTAACCCTTTCTGAATATGTTCAGGTTGGGGTTGCGGAGATGAAATTAGCAGTTGAAAGAACTGGTGGACTAGTTGTACTCACTGAAAGTTTTGGACATCCGGTTTTCAAAGATTCTTCTTTTAAGCGAATTTTTGAGGATGGAGAGCAGTCTCTAGGCCTTTCTTTTAAGTAAGTTGGTTGCATCCTTCCCTTGCATTATACATCACATTATCATTCTTCACTTATTTGTTAGTACAGAAATTTGATTCATGTGACTGTACCAATGATGGGGAAGCTGTGATGGACCTAATAGCCTGTAGATACTGAAAAgttagaaattatttttaaagaaacTGCTAAAAAGTACCTTATAATCCAAAAAGAGGTGACACTCCTCAGAATATGGTGAAGACAtgacatatttgattcatttatttCTACTTCCATTATGTATTGTTGATAGACCTGCTGGACTTTAGTTTGAACTTAGTGTGAACTCCATAACTCCCTTCTTCTATATTACTCATAAAGCTCCATCATGTATGCATCGTTTAGTTTGGTTTCATCCTTGGAAGGTTCTTCTATTTTTGAGTCTGAGTGTTGCTCCTTTTGTTTTAATCAGATTGTGAGAAGTCATTATTTCTCTTATGCTTTTCCTTAGGAAAAGCTAGTTAACCATATATACTTGATCTGATCTATGGGGCATCCGTTCCATTAACCACCCTGTTCTAATAAATTGAGAAATAGAAAAATCTTAATGCTAGGAGTAAGACTGATGTATTTAATGCATGCTTCGCATATGACCTGGATTACAGATGCTAGATAAGTAATAGGGAGAAACATGAATCAGGTCTTCCTTTTGTCAGAATTGAGAAATATGATTGACAAAATGGAGAAATCTACTTTCAAGTGCTACCAATATTATGAAAGAGGTATTATGTTTGCAATGTGCATTATTCCTTGGTGTATAAAGTGGACCCAACTATTGTGCATATAAATTTCGAGAGCGTTGCAGAATCTGGACAGATATGCTAGAAACAAACGAGACATGGTTGTTTTATTGTTGTCATTACATACAATCAAGTTTGCTTGGGCTTGGGATAGTTATGATATCCACATCAGACTTGCAACCAGAGTCTAGTATcatgtttatatatattgttATTGTGCCACATTAATAGAAATGTTTGTTCATTTTATCTTCAATGGGTCTCTGATTCTGATGAACCCAGTGTTCTCTGAAAATTAAGTATCTGATGCATAGGATTGTTTCTTCTATTTTATTCGTTCTTCTATAGGATTGTTTCCTAAATCTCATGTTAATTGAAAAAAGGCTTAGATGATGATGATCACGATTCATGATGACTTATATAAATACCTTTAGAATACTTATATAAATAAATGACTTTTTCAGACTACCCTCTACACTGAAGACTGGATTGGTCTAAAAACTTTGGATGATGCTGGGCGAGTCAAATTTATCAGTGTCAAAGGAAATCATCTCAGAATCTCCCAAAGTGACATGAAAAAGCATATCGTGCCATACTTGGAGGAGAAACCAGAAATGTTGATAAAAAAATGTCCCATGTCAGAATGGGTTTCATCAGATTGGAATATCCTGATGATGGACAGAATGGATCCGACAGAGGAGTCTCCTCTGCTTTTGTCCTTCAAGGGTGCTGACATGTAAATTGTTTGATTCCAAACACCCCCCATCCTATGTTATCTATCTAGTTGGTTGAAATTCCCCACGGTGGTAAGAAACCTGTGTATTTATACTTACCACGTGTTTCACGTTTTCTTTTTGAACTTTTCATATGCTGTCTATATTTTAACTTACTACGAAGGTCACTACTACAATTGTTATcactcttttttgtttttgttttttttgttggtTTAAGTCCCCAAATATTATTCCTTTAGCGGCAAAATATATTGCGTTTGGAAGATCCCAACCGTGCGCTTCGTCTAGACTTGAGCATCGGATTAGTCCATCTCGACCACCTCAAGCTGTTCTCCCCGTCGTGGTGGCTACATGACCTAAAGTCGACTATATTGTCGTAATGGTCACTATGATTATATGGTCGTGACGGTCACCTTTTTAAGATGATTTGACTACATGACCCAAAGTCGACTATATTATCATAATGGTCATAGTTAAGTCTCCCAAGTCCACTGCTTCCTCAACAAAATTACAACCTTAAAAGGTAGTTGTGTAGAAATTCTGATATACATTGTATTTCAGCAAAAACAGATCTTTATTCTAGGAATATTTCCCTCCctttgaatatttttaatatatatggcTAACATTTTATATCAAAGAAgaatatcattcaaaattattctTTATTCATGAAATATCTAGCTAATTTTTTTTGTAGTTTGTTACTTTTAGTGTTTCGATctctatattattaatctaataaatcaaaatactattattagtatacagttagcagtatactgttaatatactgttaacaatatagtgaaaagagtgtgagaagaccgaggctattGAGGCAACGACAGTGGTAGCAAGTGACAACCATAGCTGGAGCGGGAGCGAGAGCGACGACAGTAGCGACGAGAGCAATGATTATGGAGAAGCGAGCAGTCGtcgagcagcgattgtggcagcgacagtagcggcgagcagcgacagcggagaagaaatctcgacagcAAAATcgtgagtgttagggttggggaagtcgagaaaatcgcgagagggagcctgatatcggtgatttagttggttcgattgaaccaactaaagcaccggagaccaaccaAGCCTAGAAATATGGTttgatcgcctggtttaacccaggcgcttgcccgaagcgcccggtGCCTGGGATCGgacgagcgcccaagcgacgcctctttgaagcgcgccgcctggaaatgaagctaggcgctcgggcctcgtctcGCCTCGCCTCGTCCGAGCGCCAATTGTAATCACTGCTGAGTATTACCAAAAAAAGAGCTAGAGTATGAACTTCACCGGCTACGAGTATAGATTAGGGATTTTGGCAAGTGATCATGGAGTAAAAACATCCATCCAGGTATGTAAAACTTTCCTTACCTCCATCTCCATTTTTCAAAGAGATATATCTTGCTAATACAACAGCTGTAGTTTCCTGGTCAAATCCTCCAACTAATTCCTGCACAAGCAGTAAACATTCCAGATAAGCAATCAAGTGTAATCATACTCTTCAGTCATAATAGAGcacaaaacttgaaagaaatgtttaagCGAGTTACATAAGAacctgaaaaatatcaagccaagAGCAAAAATAATTAACTAACATTAACATATAAATGTCTATATTGGGAACTCGTTCATATCTAACATACATGTTTCACAGAGCAAAGGAGAAAATAGGAAACAAAATTTGCAAGACAGGAAAGTGAAAAAATCCAACAAAAATTCATAGAAATGACTAAAAATAAATAGACGAAAGAAATGTGAGAAGTGATGATCCTAGCCCTAGGAAAATATTAGATCAGTCAACTTAGAGAAATAAATCAAATACCATATGAAGCTATAATTAAGAAACCGTAACAGCCCAGACAGGCTTAAGATTCATTAAATCGAATTGCATTCTTATTTAGAAAAAATTGTTATTCAGACGGCAAGGCTAACACATATGAAGTCCCAAAAATGACTTGAATGGAAAGTCAGACCAAATTTCCAAGGCAGTTTAATTCCAACCATGACCTCAAACTCAATGCACAACATAAATCAAACGCCACATTATGCGACAAACTCCTTGTCTGCGATAAATTATGTTGCTCACTCTGATTTCATTTTACATGGAGGAGAAATTCAACAGAAAAGAACAAATTAGTACCTTATTTGATCTAATACACTCAGATTCTAACCAAAACATATATCTCATGAGAACAAAATGCAAAGGAATTTACTTGGAACATAATCCTGAAGAGATAAGCATACCAAGTGGGCAGAGATAAAGAAGAATCAAAATTTGCTTGTAGGAAGTGCATCAAACCTACCCCAAAGACCTATATTACTTGAGTTAATTTTCTAAAACATTGGCTACAGACCAAGAATTTAATGTTTAATGCTTCCTAGACACAAAATGTAACCCATCCAAGTTGTGAAGTTAGATATCATAACTATCCCAAGCCCAAGCAAACTTGATTGTATGTAATGACAACAATAAAACAACCATGTCTCGTTTGTTTCCAGCATATCTGTCCAGATTCTGCAACGCTCTCGAAATTTATATGCACAATAGTTGGGTCCACTTTATACACCAAGGAATAATGCACATTGCAAACATAATACCTCTTTCATAATATTGGTAGCACTTGAAAGTAGATTGCTCCATTTTGTCAATCATATTTCTCAATTCTGACAAAAGGAAGACCTGATTCATGTTTCTCCCTATTACTTATCTAGCATCTGTAATCCAGGTCATATGCGAAGCATGCATTAAATACATCAGTCTTACTCCTAGCATTAAGATTTTTCTATTTCTCAATCTCTTGACACAAGTATCTCATATCCAGGTTCCACAATCAGAAAATGCAGGAAAAAAGTTACATCAGTGCCTGAAAAGCACTTGTACCATAGTCTAGCATCAGTTGCTAGGTGTCATATTGTTACAAAATCTTGCCCATAATGATCAATTGATGTAAActccaacatatatatatatatatatatatatatatatatatatatatattccataacTAACCTCTGTGTTAGAACCATCCACCCATGCCCTAGTAATTGTTGTAACCCGTAGCCTCATCTGACCTTCAGGATTTTGATAACTGCAAGTAACCATCACATTGGTACTTAGTAAGATCTGCATTTCAACAAGAATGAAAGAAATATTAAAGAAGATAACACCATACTTTGTTAAGAATTGTATATACAGCTGTGGATTTGGTATTCCAGGTTGGCTTGACCGTTCACTAGGTGAAATATCAAAGAACACAGTCAAACAAGTACTTCTATCAAGACCACACATCTTCCATGAAGTTGTATTTCCTTGTCCTACAATGGTGTCAGCACAAAGAGCCCC
It encodes the following:
- the LOC103971616 gene encoding protein transport protein SEC23 B-like, yielding MNFTGYEYRLGILASDHGVKTSIQFCTKFVILIFHPIGTLEINCSKDVKIQGIIGPCTSMEKKGALCADTIVGQGNTTSWKMCGLDRSTCLTVFFDISPSERSSQPGIPNPQLYIQFLTNYQNPEGQMRLRVTTITRAWVDGSNTEELVGGFDQETTAVVLARYISLKNGDGGKESFTYLDGCFYSMITCQNP